The following coding sequences are from one Cygnus atratus isolate AKBS03 ecotype Queensland, Australia chromosome 15, CAtr_DNAZoo_HiC_assembly, whole genome shotgun sequence window:
- the FAM83G gene encoding protein FAM83G has product MAFSQVQCLDDSHVNWRSSESKPEFFYSEEQRLALEALASRGPDAFYEVLKKENIRDFLSELELKKILDTLETYDPGSEYIPRHGSSTGESEGDGDSQGDEQGVAPSLEYWPQRSDRSIPQLDLGWPETIAYRGVTRATVYMQPPIEGQAHIKEVVRKMICQAQKVRCARGLSWDLPQAVLLSPDPQVLLSQAVPSSARVKASGSVVWVFSTFVQNN; this is encoded by the coding sequence ATGGCGTTCTCCCAGGTGCAGTGCCTGGACGACAGCCACGTCAACTGGAGGTCCAGCGAGTCCAAGCCTGAGTTCTTCTACAGCGAGGAGCAGCGCCTGGCCCTGGAGGCGCTGGCCTCCCGCGGCCCCGACGCCTTCTACGAGGTCCTGAAGAAGGAGAACATCAGGGACTTCCTCTCCGAGCTGGAGCTAAAGAAGATCCTGGACACGCTCGAGACGTACGACCCCGGCTCCGAGTACATCCCGCGCCACGGCAGCAGCACCGGGGAGAGCGAGGGCGACGGCGACAGCCAAGGGGACGAGCAGGGGGTGGCCCCGTCCCTGGAGTACTGGCCGCAGAGGTCCGACCGCTCCATCCCCCAGCTGGACCTCGGCTGGCCCGAGACCATCGCCTACCGCGGGGTGACCCGCGCCACCGTCTACATGCAGCCGCCCATCGAGGGGCAGGCGCACATCAAGGAGGTGGTGCGCAAGATGATCTGCCAGGCTCAGAAGGTGAGGTGCGCCCGGGGACTGAGCTGGGATTTGCCCCAGGCTGTCCTGCTGAGCCCGGATCCTCAGGTCCTGCTCAGCCAGGCGGTCCCGTCCTCTGCCCGAGTCAAGGCATCGGGGTCAGTCGTTTGGGTTTTTTCCACGTTCGTTCAGAATAACTGA